Proteins from a single region of Neosynechococcus sphagnicola sy1:
- a CDS encoding formylglycine-generating enzyme family protein — protein MSTQRADTTTPFYFGETITSKLANYASGYTYRKEKKDKSLGNTTPVGKFPPNQFGLYDMHGNVWEWCLDHWHSDYTKIPDDGSAWLNNHENLYHVRRGGS, from the coding sequence TTGTCTACTCAACGGGCTGACACCACCACGCCCTTTTATTTTGGCGAGACGATCACCAGCAAACTCGCCAATTATGCTTCTGGCTATACCTATCGAAAAGAAAAAAAGGATAAATCTCTGGGTAACACCACCCCTGTCGGCAAATTTCCTCCTAACCAATTTGGCTTGTACGATATGCACGGCAATGTCTGGGAGTGGTGTTTAGACCACTGGCACTCTGATTACACCAAAATCCCTGATGACGGTAGTGCCTGGTTGAATAATCATGAAAATCTGTATCATGTTCGACGCGGCGGCTCTTAG
- a CDS encoding SDR family NAD(P)-dependent oxidoreductase, producing MKQAASGNLIPVPMDVTDESSIASAVGIVTESVGGAGLSGLVNNAGVGLPGPIELLAPNDLRRQFEVNVIGQVMVTQAFLPLIRQSRGRIINIGSVGGKITIPFGGALCASKYAIEAINDALRMELYPSGDSRCPGCSSGYFDPGS from the coding sequence TTGAAGCAGGCAGCTTCGGGAAATTTGATTCCAGTTCCCATGGATGTCACGGATGAATCTTCGATTGCCTCGGCAGTTGGCATTGTGACTGAGTCCGTCGGTGGTGCTGGCCTGTCGGGATTGGTGAACAACGCGGGGGTCGGCTTGCCTGGCCCGATAGAACTCTTAGCCCCCAATGACCTGCGCCGCCAATTCGAGGTCAACGTCATCGGACAGGTGATGGTAACCCAGGCTTTCCTGCCGCTGATTCGGCAGTCCCGAGGGCGAATTATCAATATCGGCTCTGTTGGGGGCAAGATTACCATCCCCTTTGGTGGGGCTTTATGCGCCTCGAAGTATGCCATTGAAGCTATCAATGATGCCCTACGGATGGAACTTTACCCATCGGGGGATTCACGTTGTCCTGGTTGCTCCAGCGGGTATTTCGACCCCGGCAGTTGA